The proteins below are encoded in one region of Fibrella aestuarina BUZ 2:
- a CDS encoding nucleotidyltransferase family protein: MTIGTIILAAGQSSRLGEPKQLLEQNGQPLVRHMAQLAVDLNAGPIVVVVGAHAEAVSDALHDLKVRKLPNPDWQSGMASSIRAGVALLAPTQPEAILILLTDQPYVSRALVEQLIETARSTHKPIVASQYGDTLGVPILFRPAYYEALQQLTGDTGARLLVQQNPDDVAAVPFEEGSIDLDTPEDVARWREQ; this comes from the coding sequence ATGACGATCGGAACCATCATTTTAGCGGCCGGGCAATCGTCGCGGCTGGGCGAGCCCAAACAATTACTGGAACAGAACGGACAGCCGCTGGTGCGACACATGGCGCAGCTGGCCGTTGACCTCAACGCCGGGCCAATCGTGGTCGTGGTAGGTGCCCATGCCGAGGCCGTTTCCGATGCCCTGCATGACCTTAAAGTACGGAAGCTACCCAACCCCGACTGGCAATCGGGCATGGCGAGTTCGATTAGGGCGGGCGTGGCGCTGCTGGCTCCTACCCAGCCTGAGGCCATCCTGATCTTGCTGACCGATCAGCCCTACGTAAGCCGGGCGCTGGTGGAACAGTTGATCGAGACAGCCCGCTCTACGCACAAGCCTATCGTTGCCAGCCAATACGGCGACACGCTCGGTGTGCCCATCCTGTTTCGCCCCGCTTATTACGAAGCCTTACAACAGCTTACGGGCGATACTGGCGCCCGACTGCTCGTTCAGCAAAACCCCGACGACGTGGCTGCCGTGCCGTTCGAAGAAGGCAGCATCGACCTGGATACGCCAGAAGACGTAGCCCGCTGGCGGGAACAATAG
- a CDS encoding VOC family protein codes for MIKLKAVHHIAIICRDYERSKQFYTQILGFNLDQEVYRAARQSYKADLSLNGQYVIELFSFPNPPGRPSRPEAAGLRHIAFVVDDIEESIRLLNAKGVQAEPIRIDEFTNRRFTFFADPDELPIELYEQ; via the coding sequence ATGATTAAGCTCAAAGCCGTTCACCACATTGCCATCATTTGCCGCGACTATGAGCGGTCGAAGCAGTTCTACACTCAGATATTAGGGTTCAACCTCGATCAGGAGGTGTATCGGGCTGCCCGCCAGTCGTATAAGGCCGATCTGTCGTTGAATGGGCAGTATGTGATCGAGTTGTTTTCATTCCCGAATCCGCCGGGTCGCCCCAGCCGGCCGGAAGCCGCCGGGCTTCGGCATATCGCCTTCGTGGTCGACGATATCGAGGAAAGCATTCGACTGCTCAATGCCAAAGGTGTTCAGGCGGAACCAATCCGGATCGATGAGTTCACCAATCGACGGTTCACGTTCTTCGCCGACCCCGATGAGCTGCCAATCGAACTCTACGAGCAGTAA
- a CDS encoding serine hydrolase domain-containing protein: MTRHILLLGAFLLTRQLAVAQSYTIKEVAAPAAAGFSAERLQRMDRFLQQYVADQKQAGVIGFISRNGQIIYYKAFGKNGPKKDQSLQRDAIFRIASQTKAITSLAVLMLLEEGRFLLDDPISAYIPAFRNPVVLDKFNEKDSSYTTKPARSEISIRQLLTHTSGLSYTSIGTKEANAIYAKANIPSGIGTPFFSLSASVNALAKLPLMHNPGERFTYSLSTDVLGRLVEVLSGQSLDQFFRTRIFEPLGMSDTYFYLPPAKHARLATLYAENQQRQPVAMAMQGNQSPDYPNQAGQYFSGGAGLVSTASDYAIFLQMLLNGGHYNGKVLLAPSTVRMMLSNQIGNLSIGDRKFGLGFALATAQTAARLPNSEGTFDWGGFFGTNYWADPQTGVIGMVITQKVPNSFNDLNDKFKMLVYQALVGTPAGTSVSTNGATATAAKKP, encoded by the coding sequence ATGACACGCCACATATTGTTACTGGGTGCCTTTCTGCTCACCCGACAACTCGCTGTTGCCCAATCGTATACCATCAAGGAAGTAGCCGCTCCGGCGGCGGCTGGTTTTAGCGCCGAGCGGCTGCAACGCATGGACCGTTTTCTTCAACAGTACGTTGCCGATCAGAAACAGGCGGGCGTCATTGGCTTCATCAGCCGCAACGGACAGATTATTTATTACAAGGCGTTTGGGAAAAATGGCCCTAAAAAAGACCAATCCCTTCAGCGCGACGCCATTTTCCGCATCGCTTCGCAAACCAAAGCCATCACCAGCCTGGCCGTGCTGATGTTACTGGAAGAGGGGCGTTTCCTGCTCGACGACCCCATTTCAGCCTACATTCCGGCCTTTAGAAACCCCGTCGTACTCGATAAATTCAACGAGAAAGATTCGAGCTACACCACAAAGCCCGCCCGGAGCGAGATCAGCATCCGGCAATTGCTCACGCACACGTCGGGGCTTAGTTATACCAGCATCGGCACGAAAGAGGCCAACGCCATTTACGCCAAAGCCAATATTCCGAGCGGCATTGGCACGCCGTTCTTCAGCTTGTCGGCCAGCGTCAACGCCCTGGCCAAGCTGCCACTGATGCACAACCCCGGCGAGCGCTTTACCTACAGCCTCAGCACCGACGTGCTGGGTCGGTTGGTCGAGGTGCTTTCGGGACAGTCGCTCGACCAGTTTTTCCGCACGCGCATTTTCGAGCCGCTGGGCATGAGCGACACGTATTTTTATTTACCACCCGCCAAACACGCCCGACTCGCGACGCTCTACGCCGAAAACCAGCAGCGTCAGCCCGTTGCGATGGCCATGCAGGGCAACCAGTCACCCGATTATCCCAATCAGGCGGGGCAGTACTTCTCGGGGGGTGCGGGGCTGGTGTCGACGGCCTCCGATTACGCTATTTTTCTGCAAATGCTACTCAATGGCGGGCACTACAACGGTAAAGTGCTGCTGGCCCCGTCCACCGTCCGGATGATGCTGTCGAACCAGATTGGCAACTTGAGCATTGGCGATCGGAAGTTTGGCCTTGGCTTTGCCCTGGCAACCGCTCAGACTGCGGCCCGGCTCCCCAACTCGGAAGGCACGTTCGACTGGGGCGGCTTTTTTGGCACCAATTACTGGGCCGATCCGCAAACCGGCGTGATTGGTATGGTGATCACCCAGAAGGTTCCGAACTCGTTTAACGACCTGAACGACAAGTTCAAGATGCTGGTGTATCAGGCGCTGGTTGGCACGCCCGCAGGTACGTCGGTATCGACCAACGGGGCTACAGCAACGGCGGCAAAGAAACCATAG
- a CDS encoding cell division protein FtsX gives MARRKSNVGGYPTGRILFSLTLALLLIGACGLLAIQSKRLVTQVRESNEVRAFLDSDLSDSDRTKLAKALASEPFVVTDGSTPQIRYVSKDDAAREFIAETKEDFTQFLTDNPLHASYRIRLREDYFAEDKLKEVKESVEKLDGVFEVVYPENMVDNINRNITKIYAVMAGFALVLLVIIVVLMNNTIRLALYSQRMLIRSMQLVGATNGFITKPFLLRGLTQGLMAGVIASTILIILWYIALVSLPELGTLTDPLHLLMLAGALVVLGMLIGFLSTLQAVNRYLGLSLDELY, from the coding sequence ATGGCGCGTAGAAAGAGTAATGTGGGTGGCTACCCAACCGGACGAATCCTGTTCAGCTTAACGCTGGCCCTGCTGTTGATTGGGGCTTGTGGCCTGTTGGCGATCCAGTCGAAACGGCTGGTGACGCAGGTGCGGGAAAGCAACGAGGTGCGGGCCTTTCTGGATAGCGACCTCAGCGACAGCGACCGAACGAAACTAGCCAAAGCGTTGGCCAGTGAGCCCTTTGTGGTAACCGACGGCTCGACGCCGCAGATCAGGTACGTCTCAAAAGATGACGCCGCCCGGGAGTTTATTGCCGAAACGAAGGAAGATTTTACGCAGTTTCTGACCGACAACCCCCTGCACGCCAGTTACCGGATTCGGCTTCGGGAAGATTATTTTGCCGAAGACAAGTTGAAGGAAGTAAAGGAAAGCGTGGAAAAACTCGACGGTGTATTTGAGGTTGTTTACCCCGAAAACATGGTCGATAACATCAACCGCAACATCACGAAGATCTACGCCGTGATGGCCGGGTTTGCCTTGGTGTTGCTGGTGATTATCGTGGTGCTGATGAACAACACGATCCGGCTGGCGTTGTATTCACAGCGGATGCTGATTCGGAGTATGCAACTCGTGGGGGCAACCAACGGCTTCATTACCAAGCCGTTTCTGCTGCGTGGCCTCACGCAGGGCCTGATGGCGGGCGTGATTGCCTCAACGATTCTGATCATTCTCTGGTACATCGCGCTGGTGAGTCTGCCTGAGCTAGGTACGTTGACCGATCCGCTGCACCTGCTGATGCTGGCTGGCGCCCTGGTGGTGCTGGGTATGCTGATTGGTTTTTTAAGCACGCTTCAGGCCGTGAACCGCTACCTCGGCCTGTCGCTGGATGAATTGTATTGA
- a CDS encoding DUF3098 domain-containing protein: METTRLKTPKATQATTYTTPLGSKTEPAFASEMPFGKTNYQLMIAGIVAILAGFLIMTLDTEEFGFGFMGLTLGPLVVAAGFIIEFFAILKKPTSEA, encoded by the coding sequence ATGGAAACGACTCGTTTAAAAACACCGAAGGCCACGCAGGCAACGACCTACACCACGCCGCTGGGTAGCAAAACCGAACCGGCCTTTGCGTCGGAGATGCCGTTCGGGAAAACAAATTACCAATTGATGATCGCCGGAATCGTAGCCATACTGGCGGGTTTCCTGATCATGACGCTCGACACCGAGGAATTTGGCTTCGGGTTCATGGGCCTCACGCTCGGCCCGCTGGTGGTCGCTGCTGGCTTCATCATCGAGTTCTTCGCCATCCTGAAGAAGCCCACTTCTGAAGCATAA
- a CDS encoding undecaprenyl-diphosphate phosphatase — protein sequence MSLFHAIMLAIIEGLTEFLPVSSTGHMIIYSSLAGISGDEFTKLYTVDIQFGCILSVLVLYYRRFLRDTRTREDMAWYNALPDGIRRLLGPISGQLDFYLKLFVAFLPAAVIGFLLNDFIDSLLENVVVVAISLVLGGIVLIFIDRLIEKNVTRDYDITFPEALKVGFFQCIAMIPGVSRSAATIIGGMTQGLTRQQAAEFSFFLAVPTMAAASGYKLLKTYKLLQPADFQTLAIGNAIAFVVGLLAIRGFVGFLNKYGFKVFGYYRIIVGLAILGLVAAGVKIDIL from the coding sequence ATGAGTCTGTTTCATGCTATTATGCTGGCCATCATCGAGGGCCTGACCGAGTTTTTGCCCGTTTCATCGACTGGCCACATGATCATCTACTCGTCGTTGGCGGGGATTAGTGGCGACGAATTCACCAAGCTATACACCGTCGACATTCAGTTTGGCTGCATTTTGTCGGTGCTGGTGCTTTATTACCGCCGCTTCCTGCGCGACACCCGTACTCGCGAAGACATGGCTTGGTATAATGCCCTACCCGATGGTATCCGGCGGCTGCTCGGCCCAATCTCGGGACAACTCGATTTTTACCTGAAACTGTTCGTGGCCTTTCTGCCCGCCGCGGTGATTGGCTTCCTGCTCAACGATTTCATCGACAGCCTGCTCGAAAACGTGGTCGTGGTGGCCATTTCGCTGGTGTTGGGTGGCATCGTGCTGATCTTCATCGACCGGCTTATCGAGAAGAACGTAACGCGCGACTACGACATCACCTTCCCCGAAGCACTCAAGGTGGGTTTCTTCCAGTGCATCGCCATGATTCCGGGGGTATCGCGCTCAGCGGCCACCATCATCGGGGGCATGACGCAGGGCCTTACCCGGCAACAGGCGGCCGAATTCTCATTTTTCCTGGCCGTACCCACGATGGCCGCTGCTTCGGGTTACAAGCTTCTGAAAACGTATAAACTCCTGCAACCGGCTGATTTCCAAACCTTAGCTATCGGCAATGCCATTGCTTTTGTGGTCGGGCTGCTGGCCATTCGCGGCTTTGTCGGTTTCCTGAACAAGTACGGCTTCAAGGTATTCGGCTACTACCGCATCATCGTCGGGCTGGCGATTCTCGGCCTGGTAGCCGCCGGCGTGAAGATTGACATTTTGTAA
- the truB gene encoding tRNA pseudouridine(55) synthase TruB, with protein MTEQTDPSQLILIDKPREWTSFDVVNKLRRACKFKKIGHAGTLDPLATGLLILCTGKMTKQIDSYQAQEKEYTGTLVLGKTTPSVDLETDFDAEFDVSGITPEMVRDAAAQLTGTIQQIPPIYSAVRVNGERLYERARRGETADQVEGGIKSRTVTVSVFNVLTDDFPTIDFRIVCSKGTYIRSLVRDLGLLLNNGAYMSALRRTRIGDFDVKDAQTVNGFIDDYLTRQ; from the coding sequence ATGACGGAACAAACCGATCCTAGCCAGTTGATTCTGATTGACAAGCCGCGCGAATGGACGTCGTTCGACGTGGTGAATAAGCTGCGACGGGCCTGTAAGTTCAAGAAAATTGGGCATGCCGGTACGCTCGACCCGCTGGCAACAGGCCTGCTGATTCTCTGCACGGGCAAAATGACCAAGCAGATCGACAGCTATCAGGCGCAGGAAAAAGAATACACAGGTACGTTGGTGCTGGGCAAAACCACGCCGTCTGTCGACCTGGAAACCGACTTCGATGCTGAATTCGACGTGTCGGGCATTACGCCCGAGATGGTGCGTGACGCCGCCGCCCAGCTTACGGGCACGATCCAGCAGATTCCGCCCATCTACTCGGCGGTGCGGGTCAACGGCGAGCGGCTCTACGAACGCGCCCGGCGTGGCGAAACGGCCGATCAGGTCGAGGGCGGTATCAAAAGCCGGACCGTTACGGTGAGCGTGTTCAACGTACTGACCGACGATTTCCCGACCATCGACTTCCGCATCGTGTGTTCCAAAGGCACGTACATTCGTAGTCTGGTCCGCGATCTGGGACTGCTGCTCAACAACGGCGCGTATATGTCGGCCCTGCGCCGCACCCGCATCGGTGATTTCGACGTCAAAGACGCGCAAACGGTGAACGGGTTTATTGATGACTATTTAACAAGACAGTAA
- a CDS encoding bifunctional riboflavin kinase/FAD synthetase: protein MLVHRGIDSLSPLPYAVVTSGTFDGVHLGHQKILQRLNEVARSHPDGQSVVMTFWPHPRTVVSNDSQDLRLLSSLEEKITLLEHAGVDHLIVIPFTRSFSQLTSEEFIRQILIDRIGTRKLVIGYDHRFGRDREGGFDYIQAHQAEFGFEVEEIPRQDIEAVGISSSKIRTALNEGNVTAATRFLGRPYSLTGTIVKGRQLGRTIGFPTANLQVDDPVKLIPANGVYAVDVEQGGRTYGGMLNIGFRPTVAGEHQTIETYIFDFDKDIYGEHMTLQFRAFLRPEQKFNGLPALVEQLQQDEQQARALLAR from the coding sequence ATGCTTGTCCATCGCGGCATCGACAGTTTATCCCCCCTCCCCTACGCGGTCGTTACCAGCGGTACGTTCGACGGGGTCCATCTGGGGCATCAGAAAATCTTGCAACGGCTCAACGAAGTAGCCCGTAGCCACCCCGATGGACAGTCGGTGGTGATGACGTTCTGGCCCCACCCGCGCACGGTGGTGTCCAACGACAGTCAGGACCTGCGGTTGCTGTCGTCGCTTGAGGAGAAAATTACCCTGCTCGAACACGCGGGCGTCGACCATCTGATCGTGATTCCGTTTACCCGTTCGTTTTCGCAACTAACCTCAGAGGAATTCATCCGCCAGATACTGATCGATCGCATCGGGACACGCAAGCTGGTGATTGGGTATGATCACCGGTTTGGCCGCGACCGTGAGGGTGGTTTCGATTACATTCAGGCGCATCAGGCCGAATTTGGCTTTGAAGTCGAAGAGATTCCCCGGCAGGACATCGAAGCGGTGGGCATCAGTTCATCGAAAATCCGGACGGCACTCAACGAAGGCAACGTTACGGCGGCTACGCGGTTTTTGGGTCGCCCCTACTCGCTGACGGGCACCATCGTGAAAGGGCGGCAACTGGGGCGCACCATCGGTTTCCCCACGGCCAACCTGCAAGTCGATGACCCCGTGAAGCTGATTCCGGCCAATGGCGTGTATGCCGTGGATGTGGAACAGGGCGGACGTACCTACGGCGGCATGCTCAACATTGGTTTCCGGCCGACGGTGGCGGGCGAGCATCAGACCATCGAAACCTACATTTTCGATTTCGACAAAGACATTTACGGCGAACACATGACGCTCCAGTTCCGGGCGTTTCTGCGCCCGGAACAGAAGTTCAACGGTCTGCCCGCGCTCGTCGAGCAGCTTCAGCAAGATGAACAGCAGGCGCGGGCCTTGCTGGCGCGGTAG
- a CDS encoding dipeptidase, which translates to MPNRFLVDAHLDLSTNAIALNRDLTQPVHAIRANETRLGWTDTPDRGKGTVALPELRAGNIGLVFATMIARVTEPGWPAQATRLPGWHSPQQAYADAQAQRCWYEQMEALGEMVPIRTRAELQQHLALWQDEAQQEEKKPIGYILALEGADSIVSVEYLHRYYEQGLRSIGISHFGPGRYAAGTHSDGSGLTRLGVELLTEMNRLPMLLDLTHLTDRGFFEALDVFGGAVIASHQNCRSIIPGERQFSDEQLKRIIERGGVIGGALDAWMLYPDYRQAQQSPQALGINIEKLVDHFDHICQLAGSTDHIGFGSDLDGLFGTEQSPYDLDTIADLQQFEAILQRRGYSDDDLDKIFHRNWVNLLSRVLE; encoded by the coding sequence ATGCCCAACCGCTTTCTTGTTGACGCCCATCTTGATCTGTCGACCAATGCCATTGCTCTGAATCGGGACCTGACGCAGCCCGTTCACGCCATTCGGGCCAATGAAACCCGGTTGGGCTGGACCGACACACCCGACCGGGGAAAAGGCACCGTGGCGCTCCCCGAACTTCGGGCGGGAAACATCGGGCTGGTGTTTGCCACGATGATCGCCCGCGTCACCGAACCCGGCTGGCCCGCACAGGCAACGCGATTGCCGGGCTGGCATTCGCCCCAACAGGCCTATGCCGACGCGCAGGCGCAACGGTGCTGGTATGAACAGATGGAAGCCCTCGGCGAGATGGTGCCGATACGTACCCGCGCTGAACTGCAACAGCACTTGGCGCTCTGGCAGGATGAGGCCCAGCAAGAGGAAAAAAAGCCCATTGGCTACATTCTGGCGCTGGAAGGGGCCGATTCCATCGTGTCGGTGGAGTACCTGCACCGCTATTATGAGCAGGGGCTGCGCTCAATTGGTATCTCGCATTTCGGGCCGGGGCGCTACGCCGCCGGGACGCATTCCGACGGGAGCGGCCTTACCCGGCTGGGCGTTGAGCTACTGACCGAAATGAACCGCCTGCCCATGCTGCTCGACCTCACGCACCTGACTGATAGGGGCTTTTTTGAGGCGCTGGACGTGTTTGGCGGCGCCGTCATCGCCAGTCATCAGAATTGCCGCAGCATCATCCCCGGCGAGCGGCAATTCTCCGACGAGCAATTGAAGCGGATCATCGAGCGCGGCGGCGTGATCGGTGGAGCGCTCGATGCCTGGATGCTGTATCCAGACTACCGGCAGGCGCAGCAATCTCCGCAGGCGCTGGGCATTAACATCGAAAAGCTGGTCGATCATTTCGACCATATCTGCCAGTTGGCGGGGTCAACCGATCATATCGGCTTTGGCAGTGATCTGGATGGTCTTTTTGGTACCGAGCAATCGCCCTACGACCTGGACACCATTGCCGACCTGCAACAGTTCGAGGCTATCCTCCAACGGCGCGGCTACTCCGACGACGACCTCGATAAGATCTTTCACAGAAACTGGGTGAACCTGCTGAGCCGCGTGTTGGAATAA
- a CDS encoding trimeric intracellular cation channel family protein, with product MTIWYVIDLVGTSVFAISGVLSALGKKMYHDIVALFFVGFLTAVGGGTVRDVIMGAYPIAWIRDPNYLIVIAGNVIIAVFFRKWWRSALHRPLLLFDTIGIGLFTILGMQKALTAGVNDWAAILLGVISALFGGVIRDTLVNELPLILDRQLYVTPCLFGALLYLFNQSMGLDPTLNIILSVGLITLFRLLAIRNDWTLPSIQD from the coding sequence ATGACGATCTGGTACGTAATTGATTTGGTTGGTACGAGTGTCTTTGCCATATCGGGCGTGTTGTCGGCCTTAGGCAAGAAAATGTACCACGACATCGTCGCGCTGTTTTTCGTTGGTTTTCTGACTGCCGTTGGGGGCGGCACGGTTCGCGATGTCATCATGGGCGCTTACCCGATTGCCTGGATTCGCGACCCCAATTACCTGATCGTGATCGCCGGTAACGTCATCATTGCCGTGTTCTTTCGAAAATGGTGGCGCAGCGCACTCCACCGGCCCTTGTTGCTTTTCGACACCATCGGCATTGGCCTGTTTACCATCTTGGGCATGCAGAAAGCCCTGACGGCTGGCGTCAATGACTGGGCGGCCATCCTGCTGGGTGTTATCTCGGCCCTTTTCGGCGGCGTGATTCGGGATACGCTGGTCAACGAATTGCCCCTGATTCTGGACCGGCAACTGTATGTCACGCCCTGTCTGTTTGGCGCGCTGCTTTACCTTTTCAACCAATCGATGGGGTTGGACCCGACCCTGAACATCATTCTGTCAGTAGGGCTGATTACGCTGTTCCGCCTGCTGGCTATTCGTAACGACTGGACGCTGCCCAGTATCCAAGATTGA
- a CDS encoding D-TA family PLP-dependent enzyme, producing MTRLFTAPPTAPLDQLDSPALLVYPDTIDANIDAVLALTATPTGNCLRAHIKTVKCQEIAALAIQKGIRKFKCSTIAEAELLGRAGAPDVLLNMQLSAVKAQRFAQVRRAFGQTTFASLIDNVPSAQLLSDLFADAPLNVYIDVNVGMDRTGIAPANVPTLIEAVKDMPGIRVVGLHGYDGHLRDTDPAARQAKTDAIYAQMQPLQELAAEQFGRTITLVMGGSPSFRFYAGKPDVECSPGTFFLWDAGYGSSFPDLPFQSAAFILTRILSIVDEQTLCFDLGSKAVAADPPLPRVVFPQLDEYEVVRQSEEHLNVRVPDSAVYQVGQAFLAIPMHVCPTVNLYERVIPVVDGRPGEPWRIVARDRMITM from the coding sequence ATGACACGTTTGTTTACTGCCCCACCCACAGCGCCGTTGGATCAGCTCGATTCACCGGCGCTGCTGGTTTACCCCGACACCATTGATGCCAACATCGACGCGGTACTGGCCCTGACGGCCACCCCAACCGGCAACTGCCTGCGGGCGCACATCAAGACGGTGAAGTGCCAGGAGATTGCGGCGTTGGCCATTCAGAAGGGGATTCGTAAGTTCAAATGCAGCACCATTGCCGAAGCTGAACTGCTGGGCCGGGCGGGCGCGCCCGATGTGCTGCTGAACATGCAATTGAGCGCGGTAAAGGCGCAGCGATTTGCCCAGGTACGTCGGGCGTTCGGGCAAACGACCTTCGCCAGCCTCATCGACAACGTACCCAGCGCCCAGCTGCTGTCTGATTTGTTTGCCGATGCCCCGCTGAACGTGTATATCGATGTGAATGTGGGCATGGACCGCACCGGCATTGCCCCCGCCAACGTACCTACACTCATCGAGGCCGTGAAGGATATGCCCGGCATCCGGGTCGTTGGGTTACACGGCTACGATGGCCACCTGCGCGACACAGACCCCGCCGCCCGGCAGGCCAAAACCGACGCAATTTATGCCCAGATGCAGCCCTTGCAGGAACTGGCTGCCGAACAGTTTGGCCGGACGATTACGCTGGTGATGGGTGGGTCGCCCTCATTTCGGTTCTACGCCGGCAAGCCCGACGTCGAGTGCAGCCCGGGTACATTCTTTCTGTGGGATGCGGGCTACGGCTCGTCGTTCCCGGATCTGCCATTTCAGTCCGCCGCCTTCATCCTGACCCGCATTCTGTCGATTGTGGATGAGCAGACGCTCTGCTTCGATTTGGGTAGCAAAGCCGTGGCGGCTGATCCGCCCCTGCCGCGGGTGGTGTTCCCTCAGTTAGACGAATACGAGGTAGTCAGGCAGTCGGAAGAACACCTCAATGTGCGGGTTCCCGACAGCGCTGTGTATCAGGTGGGGCAGGCGTTTCTGGCCATTCCGATGCATGTCTGTCCCACGGTCAATCTCTACGAACGGGTTATTCCGGTCGTCGATGGGCGGCCAGGCGAACCCTGGCGGATCGTCGCTCGTGATCGGATGATCACGATGTAG
- the glgP gene encoding alpha-glucan family phosphorylase: protein MNATLPAAFRHPYAVDPAYKKSVAYFSMEFAIDQALKTYSGGLGFLAGSHMKSAYELKQNLIGIGMLWKQGYYDQVRRADNAMDVQFREKIYSFLEDTGAHFTIQVFGRPVWVRAYYLDPKHFNTVPMFFLTTDVDGNDEQARAISYRLYDNDPTLKVAQCMVLGLGGAKFLDEINYSPEVYHLNEAHALSAIFHLYRTFNGAKDEITKRLIFTTHTPEEAGNEKHNIHFLDNLGFFNGLSLDQVGELTGIREDIFNHSLAVLRVARRANGVSKLHGEVAREMWAHYPGTCEITHVTNAQNQRYWADAQLADAQQQRDADRMAVRKRTMKQLLLDVVADQVGKLFDPAVLTIVWARRFAAYKRPELLLSDYERFTRLLNNPDYPVQIIWAGKPYPFDEGAKQNFNKLFYRSHLHPNMAVLTGYELRLSKILKDGADIWLNTPIVPREASGTSGMTAAMNGAINLSTNDGWISEFAKPNENSFIVPLADRNATADVRDAHDCAGLYDLLEQQILPMYYDRPAEWQGMVARSMTDVNAFFGADRMVREYYERVYV, encoded by the coding sequence ATGAACGCTACTTTACCGGCCGCTTTCCGGCACCCGTACGCCGTTGATCCGGCCTACAAAAAATCCGTTGCTTATTTCTCGATGGAGTTCGCCATCGATCAGGCCCTGAAGACCTATTCGGGCGGGCTGGGCTTTCTGGCCGGGTCGCACATGAAAAGTGCCTATGAGCTGAAACAGAACCTGATCGGGATCGGGATGCTCTGGAAGCAAGGGTATTACGATCAGGTACGTCGGGCCGACAACGCCATGGACGTGCAGTTTCGGGAGAAGATCTACTCGTTTCTGGAGGATACGGGCGCTCACTTCACCATTCAGGTATTCGGTCGGCCAGTCTGGGTACGTGCCTATTACCTCGACCCCAAGCACTTCAACACGGTGCCGATGTTCTTCCTGACCACCGACGTGGATGGCAACGACGAACAGGCCCGCGCGATCTCATACCGGCTCTACGATAACGACCCCACGCTGAAGGTGGCGCAGTGCATGGTGCTGGGCCTGGGCGGCGCCAAGTTTCTGGACGAAATTAACTACAGCCCCGAGGTGTATCACCTCAACGAAGCCCACGCGCTCTCGGCCATCTTCCACCTGTACCGAACCTTCAACGGCGCGAAAGACGAAATCACCAAACGATTAATTTTCACGACCCACACGCCGGAAGAAGCGGGCAACGAGAAACACAACATTCATTTTCTGGATAACCTCGGCTTTTTCAACGGGTTGTCGCTCGATCAGGTCGGTGAGCTGACGGGCATTCGGGAAGATATTTTCAACCATTCGCTGGCGGTGCTGCGGGTTGCTCGCCGGGCCAACGGCGTATCGAAACTGCACGGCGAAGTGGCTCGGGAAATGTGGGCGCACTACCCGGGTACGTGTGAGATTACGCACGTGACCAACGCGCAGAATCAACGCTATTGGGCTGATGCCCAACTGGCCGACGCCCAGCAACAGCGCGACGCCGACCGGATGGCCGTGCGGAAACGAACCATGAAGCAACTGCTGCTCGACGTGGTGGCCGATCAGGTCGGGAAACTCTTCGATCCGGCGGTGCTGACCATCGTTTGGGCGCGTCGGTTTGCCGCCTACAAGCGCCCCGAGTTGCTGCTGTCTGACTACGAGCGGTTTACGCGGCTGCTCAATAACCCCGACTACCCGGTCCAGATCATTTGGGCAGGAAAGCCATACCCGTTCGACGAGGGGGCCAAGCAAAACTTCAACAAACTGTTCTACCGTAGTCATCTGCATCCCAACATGGCGGTGCTGACGGGCTACGAACTGCGGCTGTCGAAAATTTTGAAAGACGGGGCCGATATCTGGCTGAATACGCCCATCGTGCCGCGTGAGGCGTCGGGCACGAGTGGCATGACGGCGGCCATGAACGGCGCCATCAACCTCTCGACCAACGACGGCTGGATTTCGGAGTTTGCCAAACCGAACGAGAACAGCTTCATCGTCCCGCTGGCCGACCGCAACGCCACCGCCGACGTGCGCGACGCCCACGACTGCGCGGGCCTTTACGACCTGCTGGAGCAACAGATTTTGCCCATGTACTACGACCGCCCAGCCGAGTGGCAGGGGATGGTGGCTCGCAGCATGACCGACGTGAACGCCTTCTTCGGAGCCGACCGGATGGTGCGCGAATACTACGAACGGGTGTATGTGTAG